A section of the Larus michahellis chromosome 1, bLarMic1.1, whole genome shotgun sequence genome encodes:
- the LOC141737840 gene encoding cell surface glycoprotein CD200 receptor 1-A-like isoform X2 produces the protein MKTAGKTVCVFVLLTITKVTRTVGHKRVSVTVGNSSVLICSPKPNMTMATWKINPKAGGPCSLGYRADQNKTDRTNCSESINWKFRPDQDPTLEIQQVGRAHEGSYTCEVVVAEGNFHTSYYLTVLVPPRLTLYCDDQGNPVCKAAAGKPAAQISWVLENNSTPKEEGHDDGTVTVLSKFTAYSTNGTTCIVSHLAGNWSKSIACHPTKSTIFTRYVYIILCFLSIITFMAVFYYFKLHRDRLCHKTKPPETAPTHSPQDDTMEVEPYTTYVQKENVIYNSVSDLTVGQNLLQGLSPAT, from the exons gGCACAAGAGAGTGTCAGTGACAGTAGGTAACAGCTCTGTGCTCATCTGCTCTCCCAAACCAAATATGACTATGGCAACATGGAAAATAAACCCCAAGGCTGGAGGCCCCTGCAGCCTGGGATACAGGGCTGACCAGAACAAGACAGACAGAACAAACTGCAGTGAGAGCATCAACTGGAAATTCAGACCAGATCAGGATCCTACCCTTGAGATACAGCAAGTGGGAAGAGCCCATGAGGGAAGTTACACCTGCGAAGTAGTAGTAGCAGAAGGGAATTTCCACACGTCATACTACCTGACTGTGCTGG TCCCCCCGAGGCTGACCCTCTACTGTGATGATCAAGGGAACCCCGTGTGCAAGGCAGCGGCAGGGAAACCGGCTGCTCAGATCTCGTGGGTCCTAGAGAACAACTCCACCCCCAAGGAAGAAGGCCATGACGACGGGACAGTGACTGTTCTCAGCAAGTTCACAGCATACAGCACCAATGGGACAACCTGCATTGTGTCCCACCTGGCTGGGAACTGGAGCAAGTCCATAGCCTGTCATCCCACAA AGTCCACCATCTTTACCCGATACGTCTACATCATTCTTTGCTTCCTGAGCATTATCACCTTCATGGCTGTCTTTTACTACTTTAAGCTCCACCGTGACAG actgtgccacaaaaccaaacctcctGAGACTGCTCCTACACATTCCCCACAG gaCGACACAATGGAAGTGGAACCTTATACTACTTATGTGCAGaaggaaaatgtaatttataACTCAGTGTCTGATCTGACAGTGGGGCAGAATCTTCTACAAGGACTGTCGCCAGCAACATGA